The following nucleotide sequence is from Saccharothrix texasensis.
TTCTTCACCGACGCGGTGCTGCACTCGTCGGTCAAGGCCCGCTTCTTCCGGGCCTGGACCAGGGCCTCGCTGCGGCGGGCCGCGCTGTGCATCGTGCCGTCGCGGGCGACCGCCGACGAGCTGGCCCGGGTGGCGGGCGCGGACCGGCGGCTGCTGCACATCGCCCAGCACGGCGTGGAGAATGAGCGGTTCCACCCGCCGACGCCCGAGCAGGTGGCCGAGGTCCGGCGGATGCTGTCCCTCGGTGACGCGCCCTACGTGGCGTTCCTGGGCGCGCTGGAGCCGCGCAAGAACGTGCCGGCGCTGATCCGCGGGTTCGCGCAGGCGTGCCGCGACCGGCCGAACCCGCCCGCGCTCGTGCTCGCCGGCCAGCCCGGCTGGGACAGCCAGGTGGAACGGGCGCTGGACGCCGTGCCGCACCGGATCCGCGTGATCCGGGCCGGCTACCTGCCGTTCCCGTCGCTGGCCGGGTTCCTCGGCGGCGCGGAGCTGGTGGCGTACCCGTCGCTGGGCGAGGGGTTCGGGCTGCCGGTGCTGGAGGCGATGGCCTGCGGCGCGGCCGTGCTGACGACCCGGCGGCTGAGCCTGCCCGAGGTGGGCGGCGACGCGGTGGCGTACTGCGGGGTCGGCGCGGGTGACATCGCGGCGGCCCTCGGCGAGCTGCTGGACGACCCGGCCCGGCGGGCCGAGCTGTCGGCGGCGGCGGTCGTGCGGGCGAAGGACTTCTCCTGGTCCACGTCGGCGGCCCGGCACCGGTTGGCCTACGAGCGCGCCGCGCGGTCGCACCGGCGGGGTTGAGCCCGAATCCTTCCCACCCGCTCTTCCCCCTTGCGTTCTGGATACCCCTGGGGGGTATAGTTCGCGGCATGAAGACATCCTGGTCGACGGCGGTGTCGGCGACGCTGCACTGCCTCACCGGCTGTGCCATCGGCGAAGTGCTCGGCATGGTGATCGGCACCGCGATCGGGCTGCCCGGCTGGGGCACCGTCGTGCTCGCCGTGGCGCTCGCGTTCGTCTTCGGCTACGCCCTGACCCTGCGGGGCGTGCTGAAGACCGGTCTGGCCTTCGGCGCGGCGCTGAAGGTGGCGCTGGCGGCGGACACCGCGTCCATCGCGGTGATGGAGGTCGTCGACAACGCGGTCATGCTGCTGGTGCCGGGCGCGATGGAGGCGGGCCTGGCCGGCCTGCTGTTCTGGGGCGCGCTGGCGTTCTCGTTGGCGGTGGCGTTCGTGCTGACCGTGCCGGTGAACCGGTGGCTCATCTCGCGCGGCAAGGGACACGCCGTCGTGCACCACGCGCACCACCACTAGGGTGGCCGGCGTGACGCGTTACGGAGACGAGCTGGCGGTGGTGACCGTCACCTACTCGCCCGGTGAAACCCTGGACACCTTCCTGTCCACGTTGTCGGCGGCGACCACGCGGCCGGTGTCGGTGGTGCTGGCGGACAACGGGTCCACCGACGGCGTGCCCGAACGCGCCGCCGCCGAGCACCCGCACGTGACGTTCGTGCCGACCGGGGGCAACCTCGGCTACGGCGGCGGCGCCAACCGCGGCGTCGCCTCGCTGCCGTCGTCGGTCGGGTGGGTGGTGATCGCCAACCCGGACCTGTCCTGGGGTGTCGGGAGCCTCGACAAGCTGCTGGAAGCCGCCAAGCGGTGGCCTCGCGGCGGGGCGTTCGGGCCGTTGATCCGGGAGCCGTCCGGCGCGGTGTACCCGTCGGCGCGGCTGCTGCCGTCGATGGGCCGGGGCCTGGGGCACGCGCTGTTCGCGGTCGTGTGGCCGGCCAACCCGTGGTCGCGCGAGTACCGGCAGGCGGCGGCCACGCCGGAGGAGCGGACGGCCGGCTGGCTGTCCGGCTCGTGCCTGCTGATGCGCCGGGAGGCGTTCGACTCGGTCGACGGCTTCGACCCCCGGTACTTCATGTACTTCGAGGACGTGGACCTCGGCGACCGCCTCGGCCGCGCGGGCTGGCTGAACGTGTACGTGCCGGAGGCGGACGTCGTGCACATCGGCGGCCACTCGACCAAGCGCGCGTCGAAGCGCATGCTCGCCGCCCACCACTCCAGCGCCTACCGCTACCTCGCCGACCGCCACCGGGGCCCGCTGTGGGCGCCCGTGATGCTCGCCGTGCGCCTGGGCCTGTCCCTGCGCCTGCGCCTGATGACCCGCTGACCGCGACCGCGCTGCCGGCTCCGGCGGGCGTTGCGGTCGGGTCGGGTCGGGTCGGAGAATCACATCGCCCGGTAGTCGCGGGGGGAGAAGCGGGGGCCCCGGCGGGGTTTGGTGACGCCCGAGGCGAGGATGTAGCGGACGGCGCGGTGGCGTTGAGGGGTGTACGGGGCGAGGAGGTCGGCCATCCGGTCGTCGTCCACGGCTTCGCCCACCAGCGCCCAGCCGACGACGCCGGCCAGGTGGTAGTCGCCGAAGCTGACCGCGTCCGGGTCCCCCCACGCCCGCTGTGCGACCTCCGCCGCGGTCCAGACACCGATGCCCGGCACCTTCCGCAGCAGGTCGCGGCCTTCCTGGCCGCGCAGCTCGCACGCCCGTTCCAGCCGGTGCGCCACCTGGGCCGCCGCGATCAGGGCACGGCGACGGCCACCGTCCACGCCCGCCCTGTGCCACTCCCAGTCCGTGATGCCCAAGACCGCCCTCGGCGTCGGCGGCACGTACAGGCCGGCCGGTCCCGGCGCCGGCGCGCCGAACCTCCGCGTCAGCTCCCGGTACGACCGGAACGCCTCGGTGCCCGTCACCTTCTGCTCCAGGATCGACGGCAGCACCGCGT
It contains:
- a CDS encoding DNA-3-methyladenine glycosylase family protein, coding for MLSRTWAPTFPLDVGALLMPLRRGAGDPTFRAGADGVWLAATTPAGPGTLRVRVTGVVEADAWGEGAEWLLDGLPALLGAGDDDSAFECHHPLVAETRRRRPGIRLGTTGRVWDAVLPSILEQKVTGTEAFRSYRELTRRFGAPAPGPAGLYVPPTPRAVLGITDWEWHRAGVDGGRRRALIAAAQVAHRLERACELRGQEGRDLLRKVPGIGVWTAAEVAQRAWGDPDAVSFGDYHLAGVVGWALVGEAVDDDRMADLLAPYTPQRHRAVRYILASGVTKPRRGPRFSPRDYRAM
- a CDS encoding DUF4396 domain-containing protein, translated to MKTSWSTAVSATLHCLTGCAIGEVLGMVIGTAIGLPGWGTVVLAVALAFVFGYALTLRGVLKTGLAFGAALKVALAADTASIAVMEVVDNAVMLLVPGAMEAGLAGLLFWGALAFSLAVAFVLTVPVNRWLISRGKGHAVVHHAHHH
- a CDS encoding glycosyltransferase, which encodes MTRYGDELAVVTVTYSPGETLDTFLSTLSAATTRPVSVVLADNGSTDGVPERAAAEHPHVTFVPTGGNLGYGGGANRGVASLPSSVGWVVIANPDLSWGVGSLDKLLEAAKRWPRGGAFGPLIREPSGAVYPSARLLPSMGRGLGHALFAVVWPANPWSREYRQAAATPEERTAGWLSGSCLLMRREAFDSVDGFDPRYFMYFEDVDLGDRLGRAGWLNVYVPEADVVHIGGHSTKRASKRMLAAHHSSAYRYLADRHRGPLWAPVMLAVRLGLSLRLRLMTR
- a CDS encoding glycosyltransferase family 4 protein, encoding MLIDATAVPTDRGGVGRYVDSLVAALDADGARLSVVCQPRDAALYTSLAPDSRVIPAADAVATRTARLTWEQTTLPRLANRLGVAVVHSPHYTVPLANRAASVVTLHDATFFTDAVLHSSVKARFFRAWTRASLRRAALCIVPSRATADELARVAGADRRLLHIAQHGVENERFHPPTPEQVAEVRRMLSLGDAPYVAFLGALEPRKNVPALIRGFAQACRDRPNPPALVLAGQPGWDSQVERALDAVPHRIRVIRAGYLPFPSLAGFLGGAELVAYPSLGEGFGLPVLEAMACGAAVLTTRRLSLPEVGGDAVAYCGVGAGDIAAALGELLDDPARRAELSAAAVVRAKDFSWSTSAARHRLAYERAARSHRRG